Proteins encoded by one window of Lathyrus oleraceus cultivar Zhongwan6 chromosome 1, CAAS_Psat_ZW6_1.0, whole genome shotgun sequence:
- the LOC127086086 gene encoding uncharacterized protein LOC127086086 produces the protein MSMLPTMDLPTIDVDLGPNKIQDGEQGGPLFHCDLCDTEVVHKLAQMFLPGLASACVDNTTGGLFKTPGSVTVDLRKEMIEYLTLRSESFVAESVILQEGPDGEVSDHPFDIISIFVDDFASSKRNFFSRVSAWLLSEKREDKIDDFIQEIDMNGFWTLDRREVIAQTLLKNVDFKNLYHCTESFNSSQELDNHILACDFRPLICQNQGCNARFCAGHLKKHDSTCPFKIIQCEQRCSSSIMRRDMDRHCITACPMKLVNCPFYAVGCRSAVAQCMIEKHCSDDFQSHLWHLLKGTYKEVSGDDLQRRVVQIVQASPSSNLSKARDVRSLTFIVKNIEATLGPMEITVEQKNSEETITKKDDSDDTDTNNDSEQNTQMSDMVSSSDKAITSGITMHTAENTGKSEESENIHTEIKGSEERIHTSNIRKLPDEAETETVHVSEGTTQNHKEDNDAAASEFKFKDNEENAQKNTEKLAEEVSGRNEDCVPNNYKENNDASDREFKFKDNEEDTQTNVEKLSGEISATNEEYVHNNSIKNGHIEDDKFEDNDNVQSIQNSNRETAGSAENIVKNKDNVQSIHNSNMDTAGSAENNVKNKDTEDDNLK, from the exons ATGTCG ATGTTACCAACCATGGATTTACCTACCATTGATGTGGACCTTGGACCTAACAAGATTCAAGATGGAGAACAAGGAGGTCCTTTGTTTCATTGTGATCTTTGTGATACAGAAGTTGTTCACAAATTGGCTCAAATGTTCCTTCCAGGATTAGCTTCTGCTTGTGTTGATAACACAACAGGGGGTCTCTTCAAAACTCCTGGTTCAGTTACTGTTGATTTGAGAAAGGAAATGATTGAATATCTTACCTTAAGAAGTGAATCTTTTGTTGCTGAGTCTGTTATCTTGCAAGAAGGACCGGACGGTGAAGTTTCCGATCATCCTTTTGATATTATTTCCATTTTTGTTGACGATTTCGCGAGTTCCAAGAGGAATTTCTTTAGCCGTGTTTCGGCGTGGCTTTTGAGTGAAAAGAGAGAGGATAAAATCGATGATTTTATTCAGGAGATTGATATGAATGGTTTTTGGACTCTTGATAGAAGAGAAGTGATTGCTCAAACTTTGCTTAAGAATGTTGATTTTAAGAACTTATATCATTGTACGGAGAGTTTTAATTCTTCTCAAGAGCTCGACAATCATATTCTTGCTTGCGATTTTAGACCTCTGATTTGCCAAAATCAGGGATGCAATGCTAGGTTTTGTGCAGGTCATTTGAAGAAGCATGATTCTACTTGTCCTTTCAAGATAATTCAGTGTGAGCAGAGGTGTTCGAGTAGCATCATGAGACGGGACATGGACAGGCATTGTATAACTGCTTGTCCGATGAAGCTTGTGAATTGTCCTTTTTATGCAGTCGGTTGTCGGTCCGCTGTCGCACAATGTATGATTGAAAAGCATTGTTCAGATGACTTTCAGTCTCACTTGTGGCACTTGCTTAAAGGCACCTACAAGGAAGTGTCTGGGGACGATCTTCAACGACGAGTGGTGCAAATTGTGCAG GCATCACCAAGCAGCAATTTATCAAAGGCTCGAGATGTTAGATCTTTGACCTTCATTGTCAAGAATATCGAAGCTACACTAGGGCCTATGGAGATTACTGTTGAGCAGAAAAACAGCGAAGAGACTATTACGAAGAAAGATGATAGTGATGACACCGATACAAATAATGACAGTGAACAGAACACACAAATGTCAGATATGGTTAGTTCATCAGATAAAGCCATAACAAGTGGCATAACTATGCATACTGCAGAGAATACTGGCAAGAGTGAAGAAAGTGAAAATATTCACACTGAAATCAAAGGCAGTGAAGAGAGGATACATACTTCAAATATCAGAAAGCTACCCGATGAAGCTGAAACTGAAACTGTTCATGTGAGTGAAGGCACTACACAGAATCACAAGGAGGACAACGATGCTGCTGCTAGTGAATTCAAATTCAAGGACAACGAAGAGAATGCACAGAAGAATACGGAAAAATTGGCAGAAGAAGTCAGTGGCAGAAATGAGGACTGTGTACCTAATAACTACAAGGAGAACAACGATGCTTCTGATAGGGAATTCAAATTCAAGGACAACGAAGAGGATACACAGACAAATGTGGAAAAATTGTCAGGAGAAATCAGTGCCACAAATGAGGAGTATGTACATAATAATAGCATAAAAAATGGACATATTGAAGATGATAAGTTTGAAGATAATGATAATGTACAGAGCATACAGAATTCAAACAGGGAAACAGCGGGTAGTGCAGAAAATATTGTGAAGAACAAAGATAATGTACAGAGCATACATAATTCAAATATGGATACAGCAGGTAGTGCAGAAAATAATGTGAAGAACAAGGATACTGAAGATGATAACTTAAAATAG